In the genome of Calothrix sp. PCC 6303, the window CAAAACTTTCCAATCCCAACCATTAGTATCCGTTAGTATTTTGTGAATTTTCCCAAATGTGATCGAATCTAAAATCTTGATTTCTACCTACGGACTTCCAAATTAAATAATTATCCAATTTTCTTGGAACAGAGAGAAGTCGAGGGTATCGGTTTGCGTCCCGTCAAACTTCGGATTATCTCTGCCTGTCTTTCCGGGCAAGACTTCGGCGTGAGCGCTCAGTCCTTACCTCCGGTACACTTCGTTCCGACAGGCTCAGGAACCATCGAACGCTGCCCAAACCAGAGGATATTTTATTTTCTGGAACTCCCCTACTGCAAACCGTACAGACTGATAAAAAACAAAAATCCTAAACCCAAAGCACCAAAAATCAGCAAATTCTTCTGAGTTGGTGTTAAAGAGTTGACACCTAAACCAAAGCCGAGATTTTCCTTGAATCCAGAAGCTAAACTTGCTGGACCAATATTGACAAAAGCAACTTTTTTTGCATTACAAACTGGACAACGCCAAGTTGCAGGTAAATCATCAAAGGGGGTTCCTGGAAGAACGTCCCGCTTTTCATCACCCTTAGTTGGCTCGTACACATATCCACAAGATCGACACTCATGTCGATCTAAATCAGTAGTGTCTTCTTCCTCTGCCTGATCGATTTCAGCCTCAACCAGGTCAGTCTGCTCCCTCTCTTCTTGTTCACTCATAATTTTAGGTTTAGCCAAAATTAAATAACCCAAGTTGCCAGTCACTGTATCTTTGAAGTTGCCAATCAGTGATTTTCATTGCCATCACCAGTTCCCAACTTCCAGTGCAGAACTAGCAACCCTCGTTAAATACTTAAAGTGCAAATCTTAAATGTACGTTACAAATTATGACATAATTACTCAGCTTTTCTATCGTTGATCAAAACGAATCAAATAACCAACCCATATGTTTTCTAGGATTCAAAAAAGTCAAAGCGATATAATGTATGTAAAGATGTGCAACCTCAAAATTGCACTTTTTCAAGTGGAATCCTCAAAAAATTCCCAACTACCCCACAGGTAACAAAGTTATTCCCATTCAAAGCGGTAGATTTTATTGTGTTTGTTCTTAGTGGTTACGAGTACTTCCTAGGCTTCCTACTCATCTGTAGCCTAGTTCCAGCCCTAGCTCTTTCAGCATCCAAGCTTCTGCGACCCAGTGGTCGTTACCCAGAAAAAATCACCACCTACGAATGTGGTATGGAACCCATTGGTGGAGCCTGGATTCAATTTAATATTCGTTACTACATGTTTGCCCTCGTTTTCGTCGTCTTTGATGTCGAAACAGTATTTTTGTACCCGTGGGCAGTTGCATTTCACCGTTTAGGACTATTAGCGTTTATCGAAGCGCTTGTTTTTATCGCAATTCTTGTGATTGCCCTAGTGTACGCATGGCGTAAAGGAGCTTTGGAATGGTCTTAGATGCCAACTCGGCGAAAAATCTCGCCCAACCCCAAGAGCGTGTTCTTAACCCCATGACACGCCCCA includes:
- a CDS encoding rubredoxin, with amino-acid sequence MSEQEEREQTDLVEAEIDQAEEEDTTDLDRHECRSCGYVYEPTKGDEKRDVLPGTPFDDLPATWRCPVCNAKKVAFVNIGPASLASGFKENLGFGLGVNSLTPTQKNLLIFGALGLGFLFFISLYGLQ
- the ndhC gene encoding photosynthetic/respiratory NAD(P)H-quinone oxidoreductase subunit C, whose product is MFVLSGYEYFLGFLLICSLVPALALSASKLLRPSGRYPEKITTYECGMEPIGGAWIQFNIRYYMFALVFVVFDVETVFLYPWAVAFHRLGLLAFIEALVFIAILVIALVYAWRKGALEWS